The following proteins are co-located in the Schistocerca nitens isolate TAMUIC-IGC-003100 chromosome 2, iqSchNite1.1, whole genome shotgun sequence genome:
- the LOC126234330 gene encoding uncharacterized protein LOC126234330 translates to MMKSLVLNLLLAAAGSVAYYPRYAEVVRDPKDFDLLYSSTSGPINETWRFYSEAILTSIIIPSQITFCSSDPGTDGTYDEEVDLLVYEKKIGRVSSEDETYLVATGSFNGTVSFGQELDIPLWNATLNSAPPVQHYFYSTGGYEYTVNIVFKKDGIYPWYTARNLSDYSVIDSRIDGSGIAIGLTYTLSYEATSTRRGS, encoded by the exons ATGATGAAGAGTTTGGTGCTCAATTTGCTGTTGGCAGCTGCAGGATCTG TGGCGTACTACCCGCGCTACGCAGAAGTGGTGCGCGACCCCAAAGACTTCGATCTTCTCTACAGTTCCACCTCAGGACCCATCAATGAGACGTGGAGATTCTACTCTGAAGCCATCCTGACGTCCATCATCATTCCGTCACAAATCACCTTCTGCAGCTCAG ATCCAGGAACGGATGGAACATACGATGAAGAGGTTGACCTCCTCGTGTACGAGAAGAAAATCGGGAGGGTTTCATCCGAGGACGAGACGTACTTGGTAGCGACCGGCTCCTTCAACGGCACCGTCAGCTTCGGCCAGGAGCTGGACATCCCGCTGTGGAACGCCACGCTCAATAGCGCGCCCCCGGTCCAGCACTACTTCTACTCGACTGGTGGCTACGAGTACACGGTCAACATCGTCTTCAAGAAGGACGGTATCTACCCGTGGTACACTGCGAGAAACCTCTCCGACTACTCCGTCATCGATTCCAGGATCGATGGATCTGGAATAGCTATTGGACTGACGTACACTCTTAGCTATGAGGCCACGTCTACCCGTCGCGGCAGTTAG